A section of the Bryobacteraceae bacterium genome encodes:
- a CDS encoding amidohydrolase: protein MKLSVALLIVLAAAVRAQPAYDLLLQGGHVIDPKNGINARMDVAVARGRIARVAARIDPREAARVVDVGGLYVVPGLIDIHVHVYAGTGLKGVYTGDLSVYPDSFSFRTGVTTMVDAGTSGWRNFPDFRQRIIERARTRVFAFLNIVGGGMGLTSEDDPADMDPEAAIRMVRAHRDRIVGIKVAHYSKEGWPDIDNALKAANELKLPIMVDFGWTNENRNLKILLEQKLRPGDIYTHCYSGHRDELVEGKTNPAMWAGRRRGVLFDVGHGGGSFYWNIAVPMTREGFWPDSISTDLHTGSMNAGMKDMTNVMSKILNLGAPLEDVIRMSTWAPAREIGHPELGHLSEGAEADITVLSLQKGKFGFIDAAGARFRGDRLLVAELTILGGTVVWDRLGWAAPDWEKFPYRKRERPK from the coding sequence ATGAAGCTCAGCGTCGCCCTTCTCATCGTCCTCGCCGCGGCCGTGCGCGCCCAGCCCGCCTATGATCTGCTGCTGCAGGGAGGTCACGTCATCGACCCGAAAAACGGCATCAACGCCCGCATGGACGTGGCCGTGGCCCGGGGCCGCATCGCCCGCGTCGCCGCCCGCATCGACCCGCGCGAGGCGGCGCGCGTGGTCGACGTCGGCGGCCTCTATGTCGTGCCCGGCCTCATCGACATCCACGTCCACGTCTACGCCGGCACCGGCCTCAAAGGGGTCTACACGGGAGACCTCAGCGTCTATCCGGACAGCTTCTCCTTCCGCACCGGCGTCACCACCATGGTCGACGCGGGCACCAGCGGCTGGCGCAACTTTCCCGACTTCCGCCAGCGCATCATCGAGCGGGCGCGCACGCGTGTCTTCGCCTTCCTCAACATTGTCGGCGGCGGCATGGGCCTCACCAGCGAAGACGACCCCGCCGACATGGATCCGGAGGCGGCCATCCGCATGGTGCGCGCCCACCGCGACCGGATCGTCGGCATCAAGGTCGCCCACTACTCAAAGGAGGGCTGGCCGGACATCGACAACGCGCTCAAGGCGGCCAACGAGCTCAAGCTCCCCATCATGGTGGACTTCGGCTGGACGAACGAAAACCGCAACCTGAAAATCCTCCTCGAACAGAAGCTCCGCCCCGGCGACATCTACACCCATTGCTACTCCGGCCACCGCGACGAACTCGTCGAGGGCAAAACGAATCCGGCCATGTGGGCCGGCCGCAGGCGCGGCGTCCTGTTCGACGTCGGCCACGGCGGCGGCAGCTTCTACTGGAACATCGCCGTGCCGATGACGCGCGAGGGCTTCTGGCCGGACTCGATCTCCACCGACCTTCACACCGGCAGCATGAACGCCGGCATGAAGGACATGACCAACGTCATGTCGAAGATCCTCAACCTCGGCGCGCCGCTGGAGGACGTCATCCGGATGTCGACCTGGGCCCCGGCCCGCGAAATCGGTCATCCCGAGCTCGGCCACCTCAGCGAGGGCGCCGAGGCCGACATCACCGTCCTCAGCCTCCAGAAGGGAAAATTCGGTTTCATTGACGCCGCCGGCGCTCGCTTCCGGGGCGACCGCCTCCTCGTGGCCGAACTCACCATCCTGGGCGGCACGGTCGTCTGGGACCGGCTCGGCTGGGCCGCGCCGGACTGGGAGAAGTTCCCCTACCGCAAGCGGGAGCGGCCGAAGTAG